The genomic stretch GTGTCCCATTTAGAACTGAACATGCTGGTGGTTTATTTGGAATGTATTTTACCGATCAGCCTGAAATTACCAGCTTTGAGCATATCTTAAAGTGTAATGCTGATGCCTTCCGCTTATTCTTCCATGGCATGTTAAAGCGTGGTGTCAACTTTGCGCCAGCGGCATATGAAGCCGGCTTTATCTCGATTGCCCATAGCGACGAAGATATTGAATTTACCATTCAAGCGGCAACTGAAGTCTTTGCCGAAATGAAAGCGGCTGAAGTCTGAAAGAGCGTTTTGAGCAAGACCATTTAAAGCTAAACTAAGTTTTGGCTGTATTAGAAAAAACAGTTCGGGCAGATGCTGCGCGAACTGTTTTTTTATGCGGATTTAAAAGGGTATTGGTTATTCAAAAATTTTCTGTGCTGCTTGGAAAGGCAGGGTGATGACATCAATCGCAACGGCAAATGGGAACAGCACCAGTTTTTGTAGACCGCCTTTTGCTGTTTGACGAGAATGGGTCTGAGATTCAGTGGTGTAAATAGAAACACGATACGGTTTGCTGAGTGGCTGCATTGACGATTGTAATGTACTCATGTTGTTGGCCACTGGGTAAACCACACCTGCAAGTGGAATATTAAAGCAGAAACGTTGTGCATCCATACGTTTATCACTCGAAGTGGTACATTCTTCAGCACCATTTTGAATGAAAAATTCTAAATCTTTTTTGCTAATGTCTTGCTGTAATTTGACATACGTTAGCGGCAAGGTGCCGGTGAAATTGCCATCATTTAAGGCCGAATTAAAAGTTAGGTCTTTATTGATTTGGATATTTTTAGGGTCTAATTTGGTAATTAAACGAACAAATTGTCCACCGCCTTGAGTCAAGATATAACTGTTTTTCCCACCAGCAATCACCACACTATCGATCGGGAGATTCGGTAAAGCTTGCGCGGGTTTACCAAAAGCAATCACAGTGTCTTCAACTAAATTAATGCGAGAGGTACTGGTATAGGTGCCGGTCTCTTTTTTCATTAATGTTGAGGTTGCACATCCAGCTAAGCCTAAACTTGCGACTGTGCCGATCACTAAAGATTTTTTTATGGTTTGCAACATGCATTTTACTCTTCTAAGGTTTCTTGTTGTTTATAGCACTTCCATCCAGATAAGTTAAGTGATTGATATTGTATTCAGATACAGCACGAGACGGTTGCATTCAGATTTACAATGGAGGGGGTTTGATATTACAGGCAGAGCGGAGCGTTAATGGGAAGATCATCAAAGTCAAGCTTCGTGATCGACGATTTAAAACATAAAGTTTGTGCTTATGCATTGTAATTTAAGGCTAAGCTTTTTATCATGGCTCGCTTGTTGTGCATGATCTGCTTGGAATCGCCTCTTGAGTAATTTTCTAACTGAACACCTGATTCATCGTGATGACGCATTTATGGTGATTCACAAACCTGCAGCGTTGCTTACCGTACCTGGGAAAACTCCTGATCTACAAGATTGTTTAATCAATCGCCTGTTGGCAGAAGAAGCCCAAACGCTCTTGATTCATCGTTTAGATCGAGATACCTCAGGTATATTGGTATTTGCTTTGCATAAGGCAGCACAGAAAAGTATCTCGAATCAATTTCAACTGCGCCAAACAGATAAAACCTATCAAGCTTTAGTTGCCGGCCACCTTCAAGGTGAGGGAACGATTGATATTCCAGTCATTTATGATCCGACACGCCCACCATTGCATATGGTCGATGCCAATGAGAAAAAGCCTGCTTTAACCCATTGGAAAAGTCTAGAGCAGTTCCAAATAGATGGGCAGCCAGTCAGTCGTATTGAACTGACACCGATTACGGGTCGCTCACATCAACTTCGCGTGCATATGCAATATCTTGGTCATCCGATTCTTGGCGATACGCTGTATGCGACGCCCGAACAACAGCAGTTGGTGTCACGTTTATGTTTACATGCCCAGCAGTTGAGTTTTGATCATCCTGAGACTGGGCAGCGGGTTAATTTCTACTGCGAAGTCCCATTTTAGGTAAATACTTTTAAACACTCGTCGAATACACTCACTATTTCGTGAGGTTTATGTCAAAATATATGGTTGCAAGACGCTTAATTGTGCTTAATTCATAAAATCATTGAATTTGCGTTAAGCGTGTTAACTCAGAGAAAGGTGGAACAAATTGCATCAGTTTGCTATAGGTCAACGTTGGTTATCGGACACAGAAACAGAACTTGGGTTAGGTGTACTTATAGATGTTGATGAGCGCTCGATCAGTATATTATTTCCTAAAAGTGATGAAACTCGAGTTTATGCGCGTAACAACGCACCTTTGTCGCGAATCGTATTCAACATCAATGATGAAATTCAAGATCAAGAAGGCACGCTTTGGATTGTTGAATCCTTAGACGATCAACGCGGTGTAATTCGCTATAACGTGACCCGCACCTTGAGTACGGGTGAACAGCAACAAAAAGCCCTCAATGAAACGCGTATTGGTGCACAGATCCAATTGTCACGTCCATTAGAGCGTTTGTTGGCCAGCCAAATTGATTATAAAGAATGGTATGACTTGCGTATTGAGGCTTTACAACTCAAAGCCAGTATGCAAAACAGCCGTTTGCGTGGTTTGATCGGTTCACGTGTGGGCCTGATTCCGCACCAGTTATATATCGCACATGAAGTAGGTCAACGCTTTGCACCGCGTGTATTGCTTGCCGATGAAGTGGGTTTGGGTAAAACCATTGAAGCTGGACTGATTATTCATCAACAGCTAAAAACTGGACGTTCAGAACGTATTTTGGTGTTGGTGCCAGATTCCCTACAATATCAGTGGATGATTGAAATGCGTCGCCGTTTCAATCTGCAATTCTCTTTATTTGATTTAACCCGTACTGCGGCCATGAAAGAGCATGACCCTGAACTCAATCCCTTCTTGTCTGAACAATGCATCATTGCCAGTGTTGACCTGTTGGTCGATCATGATGATCTCCGTGAGCAAGCGGTTGAAGCCGGATTTGACCTGTTGGTGGTCGATGAAGCACATCACTTGATGTGGAATGAAGAAGAGGGCGGTAATGACCGCTATGACCTGATCGAAGAGCTCGCAGAGCAAACTGCAGGGGTACTGCTCCTGACAGCAACGCCAGAGCAACTCGGGGTAGAAAGTCATTTTGCTCGTTTACGTTTACTCGATCCCCAACGTTTTAGTTCGCTTGAAAACTTCCTTGATGAAGAACAGCAATATCAACATACCGCACAAATTGCTGAAGTGTTGATGTCTGACCAAGCATTAGAAGCAGCACATTTTAGTGCGATTGAGCAATTGCTCGGTCATGCGATTGAAGACCAACCAGAACAGCGTTATCGTGCGATTCATGAATTACTCGATCGTCATGGCACAGGTCGTATTTTATTCCGTAATACTCGTGAAGCCATTCAAGGTTTCCCAGGCCGTGACTGTTTGCCTGCACCAATTCCAGCACCAGCACATTGGTCAATGGATGGTAAGTTGCGTGAGCAAATGTGGCCAGAAGAAAGTCAATTGGATGGCAGCTGGTTAGAGTCAGATCCACGGGTGACGTGGTTGATGGAAGTTTTACGTAAAGACTTAAAACATAAGAAAGTATTGCTGATCGCCCGCAGTGGCCCAGTGGTTGAAGCCTTAGAAAATGTATTACGTTTACACGCAGGCATTCGCACAGCCATGTTCCATGAAGGCATGAGCTTGTTGGAACGTGACCAAGCAGCGGCTTATTTTGCTGAAGATTCTTATGGTGCGCAGATTTTACTGTGTTCTGAAATTGGTTCAGAAGGACGTAACTTCCAATTTGCCTCTGACCTGATTTTATTTGACTTACCATCAAATCCAGATGTGTTAGAGCAACGTATTGGTCGACTCGATCGTATTGGTCAAGAAAATCGTATTCAAATTCATGTGCCTTATCTCATCGGCACTGCGCAAGAGCGTATGTTCCGTTGGTACAATGAAGGCCTGAATATTTTCACCAATATTTCTCCGACTGCACAGACTTTACAAGAAAACTTTATTGTCGACCTCAAAGGTTGCTTACTGGGTGACCTCGGTCAACAGTTCGAAGATCTTTTGGAAAATGTCAGCTTGCAACGTGAAGCTTTAGAAGCTGAACTACAAGAAGGCCGCGATCGCCTACTCGAATATAACTCTTGTCGTCCAGTGGTGGCGCAGGAAATCGTGCAAGCGCTTGAAGACTATGATGATAACAGTACTTTGCCACAGTTTATGAAGCGCTTTATGGCATCGACCAATATTGACTTTGATGAGCAAAGCAATGGTACGGTGATCATTAAGCCAACTGAGCAAATGCAAGTACAAGGTATTAGTCTCGATGAAGATGGCATGACTGTGACCTTCTATCGTGACCAAGCGTTGGTGCGTGAAGATGCACAGTATCTGACTTTTGAACATCCCTTTACCGAAAGCGTAATGGACATGATTCAAACCCAATCTTTTGGTAGTACCAACGTGGCATTACTGAAAACCAATGCCTTAAAGCAAGGTTCAATTCTGCTTGAAGTTTGGTTTAAAGTAGATGTGGTTGCACCGAAGGCGTTGAACTTGCCTGCAAGTTTACCGACACAGTTGATCCGCGTATTGCTCAGTGAAAATGGTCAAGATTTATCCTTGAAAATTGATCCTGAAATCATCAAGCCTTATCTAAGTCATTTAGATGGCAACAGCAGTCGTCAAGTGGTCAAAGCGCGCCGTGACATCGTTGAACAACGTTATGCACAAGCTTTAGAGATTGCAAAACAGGCACTTCCGGCATTACAGGAACAGGCGAAATCGATTTATAGCAGTAAATGGCAATATGAGATTGATCGTCTGACCTACCTCAAACAATTCAATCCAAGTATTCGCGGTGATGAAATTCAACGCCTAGAGAAATTCCAACAGGAAGGCTTGAACTTGTTAAATGGTCTTGCGGTAACGCCAGAAGCGATTCGAATTTTGGTGGTGGTGAAGCCTTAATCAAATCGTGTTTAAGTGATGATTGCAGTGTCTGGTTATTAAAAGCTTCTTCGGAAGCTTTTTTATTGCCTAGCGTATTTTTCATCTAGATGGTTTTATCATGGGTAGAATATAAGCCTATGCTTTTCAATTCAATTTCGTTAAATTTAATACATGATCATCCATCTAAAAAGTCGGTCTATCCATGCAAACACTTGCTTTTGAATTGAGTAACAGTCAACGCCAATATTTGGGTTTGATGCCTGTAGAACCGCATTGGGAGTTGGTGGCGCTGGCAGGCAGCTATGTTTATTTTGATGGCGATGTGATTCGTAAAAAGATCAGTATTACACCGAGCAGTTATTATGAATGTGAGTTGAATGAAGTCACTGCGGAAAATAGAACCTTACTCATGCCGAAAACTGCGCGAGGAAAACCTAAAAAGTTAAATTACACCGCGACTTTATCGTTTAGCCCATTTGGGGTTTATTTTAAGTTTTCATCGAGCTATCTCTGCATTGCAAACTATACGACACAAAGCACTTTTTATGATGAGCAACTGCAAGACCAAACATTGGATGATTTGCAGGTCTGGTTAGCAGATTGGATCGGTGCATCTACAGCACAAGATTTAATCGAGATTGACGGCTTTAAAGCTGCCAAGCGCAAACATCAAAAAATAAAGGCAGGTGATTTTTTTGCCTTTAAAATCGGCCGACGAGAATGGGGTTTTGGTCGTATTTTATTGGATATTGGCTTGCTCAGAAAAGATAAAACCTTCAAGGCAAATAAAAATTATGGCTTAAGTCATTTGATGGGGAAGGCTTTGATCATTAAGGTTTATCGCCATATTCAGTGTGACAAAGCAATCGAGTTGGATCAGCTTGCAGCAATGCAAAGCATGCCTGCACAAGCGATTATGGACAATCAGTTTTATTATGGCGAGCACCCGATCATTGGGCATTTGCCGCTACAAGATGCCGATTTGGAAGATCTATTAATTTCTTATCATCCAAGTATTAGCGGGGAGGATAAGGACACCGTTTATTTGCAATATGGTTTGATTTATAAAGAAATGAGCAAAGCCCAGCATCAGACCTTGATTGATGCTTGGACTGGTAATGCTTTGGTGCACGAGCATCGATATTTTAGAAATGAAGGGATTGGCTTTAGTATTGATCATGACAGCAATAGCGATTATTTAAAGCAGACGCGTACTGATGGTGCGGAAGTGGATTTCGCTGAAAGCAGCTTAGCATTACACAGCGATGATCTCAGAGATCCAAATTTATATGCAGTGAAAGCCGAAATATTTAAAGCCTTCGGACTTGATGCAGCGTTGAGTTATGCAGAAAATTTAAAGCTTTTTCAGTTGGAATAACACTGGGCAGAGGAGGCTGACATTCCACTGTAAAGCCATGGAATGCGACTCCTCTTCATGCCAGCAGAGGGTGCGCTTTAAAGTAGACTCAAATCATCTCGGCTTCTTTAAGTTCAAGTTTTAGATAGGCATAGAAAATGGGGGCAATAATGAGTCCTGCCAAGCCAAAGATGGATTCACAAATCAGCATCGCTAAAAGTACTTCCCAAGATTTTGCACGGATTTTGGTGCCAATAATTTTGGCATTAATAAAGTATTCAAGCTTGTGAATAATTACTAAATAACTGAGTGAGGTGACTGCAACCGCCACAGAGATACTTAAACCAGAGAGGGTGATTAAGGTATTTGAAACCAGATTTCCCATAATCGGGATTAAGCCAAATACAAAGGTTAAAATGGTTAGTGTTTTGGCAAATGGTAAGTGCACATCGAATAATGGCAAGATCACATGTGCATAAACAATAAATAAAATAGTATTAATGGTCGAGATTTTAACTTGAGCGAAGACTACATTTTTAAATGAAATAGACAAGTTGTCGATGCGTTGTATCAGTGCACGTAAAAACATTGGCTGACTTTTCGGCTCATGTAGCTGATTTAAAGAAACCAGAATCCCGATAATCATCCCGATCACCATGGTTGCAAAACTATGTGCTAACTCAGTACCGGTATGTTTTAACGTGGTCATATTTTCTCTTAGAAAACTGAAGAGATGATCTTTAATTTCAGGCAGACTGTAGGGAATAAAACTTGGAATATACTGTACGATTTCGAGTTGTAGGGTTTGCAGCGCAACATCGACACGTTGACCAATCATCGCACCTTTATGGCCTTGTAAATCGACCAGCACAAAGCTGATTAAACTACTAATTGCCAATGCTAAGAATGCCACCACAATAATACTCAGCACAATACTGATACTTATACGTGCACGCAGCCCACCAATATATTTCTCTAAATGATTACCTAAACTACTAATGATTTCATAAATTACAAAACCTGAGAAAAAACAGGCAAGTAAATGCATGGGAATCAGCAAGATTAAAAAAACTGACATCAATATATAGCTGGCGATGATACTTTGGTGATCATTTAAAATTTTCATGCATCGTGATCCCGAATCGCAGAAGGGAGAATAGTCAAAGGTTAATACTTAGTTGCCAACACTATACAAGATGCTTAGGGCTGATTACGATAAAGTTTTTAATTTTTTAATGCAGCGAATCTTGCCCTTGAAAGGGTGAGTATTGGCATTATAACTTTAGCTTTAAAGGGGGCACTGCAAGAGGTGAGCAAGATATGGCCTTAAATCTCATTGGACTCGGCTTTTATCAATATGTCGTGCACCTTCTAAAATCATACGGATCATAATCATGGTTTGTTCAGCCACTTCTAAACGCATTTTTTTAGGCATATCGATGACGTTTGCACCCATATTAAATACCAGCTGGGTGATGGCTTTAGCAACCAATTCTGGGTGTACCAAATGACTGCGGTTTAATTTTTCTAAGCGAATTAAATCGTCTTGTAATTCTTGTTGGAAATAATTGAGTTGTCGATCAACGGCTTGTTTATAAGGAACCGAGCCAGTATAGCCTTCTCGCAGCAATAAACTTAAGTTTCCTTCATCTGCATCCAATTGTTCAATAAAAACTTCAACAGAACTGCGAATAATACTGTTTTGTTTTGCTGCTTCTATACGTGCATGTTGCAAGATCCGACGCAACACAATTCCTGAGCGGTCAATTAATTCGATCGCGAGTTCATCAATATCTTTAAAATGTCGATAAAAACTATTGGGTGCAATGCCAGCTTCTCTGGCCACTTCTCGCAGACTTAAAGCAGAAATACTTTTTTGTGGGCCGATTAAATTCAGTGCAGCTTGGAATAACTCGTCTTTGGTAATCGTGGCTTTGCGGCCTACTGTACGTATTGGTTTCCGCTCTTGGATGAGATTAACCTCAAGCGCAGGCGCTTCAATAGGGGTACTGATAGGCTTTGTATTCATATTTTTCGCGAATTTTAAAAGTGCTTTGACAGTATAGCCGTTGCATCTGAAGTTGTGAAATGAATAGATACAATACAAACGTATATACAAATATATATACAAGTGTATAATAATTAAAAATCAAGCCAAGGTGCCTCTATTATGCAAGTGCGAGACAACAGCAATAGCCCAAAAACACGTTTGTTTAATACTGTAATAGATCATCACGCTGCAGATTTCTGGTTGCAGAAGCTCAATCCGCTTTGGTCGACTGGCCAAGCCTTGGGCAAAATCATAAAAAAGCAACAGATCGCCAACGACATGATCAGCCTAACCATTCAAACCAATCGTCATTTTCGTGCAGGTTTGGCGGGACAACATCATCCAGTCATCATTGAATGTAATGGCAGTCGTTATGAACGTACTTATAGTTTGACTGCACTCAATCCACAACAGGTGGTGTTAAGCGTTAAAAAAGTAGCGCAGGGTGTGGTTAGTGGTTGGTTGGTTGATCAAGCACAAGTAGGTGATATTATTGAGTTCGGGCGGCCTTATGGCGATATGAGTTTAAACAATATACAACCGAATTTAGTTTTGTTGGCTGCTGGCAGTGGGATTACACCAATGTACAGCTTGCTCGAAAGCTTGGCACAACAAAAAGATTTTGAGCATAAAAATGTGCAATTGTTGTATTGGGTTAAAACATCGGCAGACAGTGCCTTTCAAGCCTATTTTGAGCAATTGAGCCAAAAACATCCTCAGTTTCAATTTCAAATTTTCTATACCCAAGCAGAAGCAGACGAGTCGGCAATGACCGCAGCAGCGTTGCAGCAACGAATTAATCCAGCACATGTGGATCTTGTGGGTGACGTTGCAAATAGCAGTGTTTATGCCTGTGGCCCATCGGGCTTTGTTGCCAAGGTGGAAGCACTATTTGCACAGAGTCCCGATCTTAAAACGGAAGCCTTTAGTCTCAGTCCAATGGCCAATGATGCCACTGGGACGGTCAGCATTACCTTGAGCAAATCCCAAAAGACCGTGACTATTGCTAAAGGCCAATCGATTTTAGAAGGCTTGGAACAACAAAATATTCGACCCACTTATGGCTGTCGCATGGGGATTTGCAATAAATGCGTTTGCCCTAAAGCACAAGGCGCCACCAAAAATTTAGTCAACGGCAGTGAAAATACTGAACCAGGCAACTTACTTAAGCTCTGCGTCAATTCTGCCCAAACCGACCTTATTATTGATCTTTAAGCGAGTTCCTCTTTATGAATATGCCAGCTAAATTGCAATATTTTAAAAATGCTAAAAATCGTGAACTGAACAATGCAGAATTGGCTGCACTTGCAGAAGAACTCGATGCAATCAAACAAGAAGTGTTGGATGATATTGGTGAACAAGATGCCAAATACATTAAAAAAGTCTATGCCACTGTTCGTTATAGCGGTGCATTAGGTCGCGCCTGTTTATTTGCGGGTTGGTTCCCACCGGCATGGATCTTGGGCACAGGCTTATTGGGCTTTTCAAAAATCTTGGAAAATATGGAACTGGGTCATAATGTCATGCACGGTCAATATGACTGGATGAATGATCCACGTTTTAATGGTCCAAACTATGAATGGGACATTGTTGGTACTGCAGACAATTGGCGCCAGACCCATAATTATAAGCACCATACCTATACCAATATTAAAGGGATGGATGATGATATCGGCTATGGTCTCGTGCGTTTGTTCCCCGAACAACGT from Acinetobacter pullicarnis encodes the following:
- a CDS encoding YidX family protein, with the protein product MLQTIKKSLVIGTVASLGLAGCATSTLMKKETGTYTSTSRINLVEDTVIAFGKPAQALPNLPIDSVVIAGGKNSYILTQGGGQFVRLITKLDPKNIQINKDLTFNSALNDGNFTGTLPLTYVKLQQDISKKDLEFFIQNGAEECTTSSDKRMDAQRFCFNIPLAGVVYPVANNMSTLQSSMQPLSKPYRVSIYTTESQTHSRQTAKGGLQKLVLFPFAVAIDVITLPFQAAQKIFE
- a CDS encoding RluA family pseudouridine synthase, with translation MSNFLTEHLIHRDDAFMVIHKPAALLTVPGKTPDLQDCLINRLLAEEAQTLLIHRLDRDTSGILVFALHKAAQKSISNQFQLRQTDKTYQALVAGHLQGEGTIDIPVIYDPTRPPLHMVDANEKKPALTHWKSLEQFQIDGQPVSRIELTPITGRSHQLRVHMQYLGHPILGDTLYATPEQQQLVSRLCLHAQQLSFDHPETGQRVNFYCEVPF
- the rapA gene encoding RNA polymerase-associated protein RapA — encoded protein: MHQFAIGQRWLSDTETELGLGVLIDVDERSISILFPKSDETRVYARNNAPLSRIVFNINDEIQDQEGTLWIVESLDDQRGVIRYNVTRTLSTGEQQQKALNETRIGAQIQLSRPLERLLASQIDYKEWYDLRIEALQLKASMQNSRLRGLIGSRVGLIPHQLYIAHEVGQRFAPRVLLADEVGLGKTIEAGLIIHQQLKTGRSERILVLVPDSLQYQWMIEMRRRFNLQFSLFDLTRTAAMKEHDPELNPFLSEQCIIASVDLLVDHDDLREQAVEAGFDLLVVDEAHHLMWNEEEGGNDRYDLIEELAEQTAGVLLLTATPEQLGVESHFARLRLLDPQRFSSLENFLDEEQQYQHTAQIAEVLMSDQALEAAHFSAIEQLLGHAIEDQPEQRYRAIHELLDRHGTGRILFRNTREAIQGFPGRDCLPAPIPAPAHWSMDGKLREQMWPEESQLDGSWLESDPRVTWLMEVLRKDLKHKKVLLIARSGPVVEALENVLRLHAGIRTAMFHEGMSLLERDQAAAYFAEDSYGAQILLCSEIGSEGRNFQFASDLILFDLPSNPDVLEQRIGRLDRIGQENRIQIHVPYLIGTAQERMFRWYNEGLNIFTNISPTAQTLQENFIVDLKGCLLGDLGQQFEDLLENVSLQREALEAELQEGRDRLLEYNSCRPVVAQEIVQALEDYDDNSTLPQFMKRFMASTNIDFDEQSNGTVIIKPTEQMQVQGISLDEDGMTVTFYRDQALVREDAQYLTFEHPFTESVMDMIQTQSFGSTNVALLKTNALKQGSILLEVWFKVDVVAPKALNLPASLPTQLIRVLLSENGQDLSLKIDPEIIKPYLSHLDGNSSRQVVKARRDIVEQRYAQALEIAKQALPALQEQAKSIYSSKWQYEIDRLTYLKQFNPSIRGDEIQRLEKFQQEGLNLLNGLAVTPEAIRILVVVKP
- a CDS encoding immunity 26/phosphotriesterase HocA family protein produces the protein MQTLAFELSNSQRQYLGLMPVEPHWELVALAGSYVYFDGDVIRKKISITPSSYYECELNEVTAENRTLLMPKTARGKPKKLNYTATLSFSPFGVYFKFSSSYLCIANYTTQSTFYDEQLQDQTLDDLQVWLADWIGASTAQDLIEIDGFKAAKRKHQKIKAGDFFAFKIGRREWGFGRILLDIGLLRKDKTFKANKNYGLSHLMGKALIIKVYRHIQCDKAIELDQLAAMQSMPAQAIMDNQFYYGEHPIIGHLPLQDADLEDLLISYHPSISGEDKDTVYLQYGLIYKEMSKAQHQTLIDAWTGNALVHEHRYFRNEGIGFSIDHDSNSDYLKQTRTDGAEVDFAESSLALHSDDLRDPNLYAVKAEIFKAFGLDAALSYAENLKLFQLE
- a CDS encoding AI-2E family transporter, whose translation is MKILNDHQSIIASYILMSVFLILLIPMHLLACFFSGFVIYEIISSLGNHLEKYIGGLRARISISIVLSIIVVAFLALAISSLISFVLVDLQGHKGAMIGQRVDVALQTLQLEIVQYIPSFIPYSLPEIKDHLFSFLRENMTTLKHTGTELAHSFATMVIGMIIGILVSLNQLHEPKSQPMFLRALIQRIDNLSISFKNVVFAQVKISTINTILFIVYAHVILPLFDVHLPFAKTLTILTFVFGLIPIMGNLVSNTLITLSGLSISVAVAVTSLSYLVIIHKLEYFINAKIIGTKIRAKSWEVLLAMLICESIFGLAGLIIAPIFYAYLKLELKEAEMI
- the fabR gene encoding HTH-type transcriptional repressor FabR is translated as MNTKPISTPIEAPALEVNLIQERKPIRTVGRKATITKDELFQAALNLIGPQKSISALSLREVAREAGIAPNSFYRHFKDIDELAIELIDRSGIVLRRILQHARIEAAKQNSIIRSSVEVFIEQLDADEGNLSLLLREGYTGSVPYKQAVDRQLNYFQQELQDDLIRLEKLNRSHLVHPELVAKAITQLVFNMGANVIDMPKKMRLEVAEQTMIMIRMILEGARHIDKSRVQ
- a CDS encoding ferredoxin reductase; amino-acid sequence: MQVRDNSNSPKTRLFNTVIDHHAADFWLQKLNPLWSTGQALGKIIKKQQIANDMISLTIQTNRHFRAGLAGQHHPVIIECNGSRYERTYSLTALNPQQVVLSVKKVAQGVVSGWLVDQAQVGDIIEFGRPYGDMSLNNIQPNLVLLAAGSGITPMYSLLESLAQQKDFEHKNVQLLYWVKTSADSAFQAYFEQLSQKHPQFQFQIFYTQAEADESAMTAAALQQRINPAHVDLVGDVANSSVYACGPSGFVAKVEALFAQSPDLKTEAFSLSPMANDATGTVSITLSKSQKTVTIAKGQSILEGLEQQNIRPTYGCRMGICNKCVCPKAQGATKNLVNGSENTEPGNLLKLCVNSAQTDLIIDL